The sequence GGTTGGGTAGTTGCTGGAAAATTATCTCAGTCATTTAAAAAACCTCATCTATCTTGCCACCTTGCTCTGAATAATCAGGCTTCAGAGTTCAATCTCACTAGATTCTGGCAAATGGAAGAGCTTCCAGCGACGAAACACTTATCACAAGAAGAAATGCTGTGTGAGGAGCATTACCAACGTCATACTAAACGGGACTCGACAGGGCGATATATCGTTCGCTTAccgtttaataataataaagatcgGCTCGGTGACTCATATTCCACAGCGTTGAGGCGCTTTCAATCGCTGGAAAAACGTCTGATCAAAGACAGCTCGATTTGCAATGATTACGTCGCTTTTCTCCGGGAGTACTTGGATTTGAAACACATGTCTCTTGTAGATAACTCAAACGAGAACTCCATCGGGTTCTATCTTCCTCACCATGCTGTTATAAAACAAGACAGCGTTACGACTAAAACTCGTGTCGTGTTCGACGGTTCTTCTAAAACGTCCACTGGAATCTCACTTAATGAGACTTTGATGGTCGGTGCTAAACTGCAAGAGGATCTCTTTACTATCCTCGTTCGCCATCGGTCTCATTTATTTGTGCTCACTGCCGATATTGAGAAAATGTATCGGCAAGTTTTGGTGCATCCGGAAGATGCGCaatttcaaaagatattgTTTCGTGATAGCCCCGCAGGGCCCATATTAACATATACATTGAACACTGTTACATATGGCACTGCCTCTGCTTCTTATCTGGCCATTCGAACGCTACAGCAACTCGCTGATGACGAAGGTCAGTCCTACCCTCTTGCGGCTATAGCCTTAAAACGTGATTTCTACGTTGATGATGTCCTCACCGGCGCAGACACGCATGATAAAGCCCTGGCTATACGAGATGAGCTTGACAAATTGACTCGTAAAGGCGGCTTCTATCTGAGAAAATGGGCATCAAATGATCCCACTCTCATCAATAATTGCGACCAGCATCCAAATGTCACCAATATGTCGTTAGATCCAGATGCTGGCATTAAAATTCTAGGTATACATTGGAATGCTAGGGAAGATAGCAtattttacagtgtaaatacAACCAAAACCAAAGCAATTACTAAGCGAtctattttatctaaaatagCTCAATTATTCGATCCTCTTGGATTACTTGGAcctgtaattttatattctaaaCTTATCATACAATTGCTATGGAAGGCTGGTATTGATTGGGACGAATCCGTTCCTCTTGATGTGCACACCTTATGGGTCACTTATATAGAGCAACTTCTATTAATTGAATCGGTGCGATTCAACAGATGTATTACCATAGCTGGCGCTAATAATATTCAGCTACATGGTTACTGCGATGCCAGCGAAAAGGCCTACGGGGCTTGCTTGTATCTTCGTTCAATTTCTTCAGATAGGAATGTGTACACGCAACTAATCTGCTCTAAGTCTCGTGTAGCACCAGTCAGCTCTATCTGGTTGCCACGTTTGGAGCTTTGCGGAGCTCTTCTGCTTGCCAGGCTTTACCAAACAGTCCGGCAAGCTCTTGATGATAAACATCAACGATTGTTTTCTTTGGTCTGACTCTACTATTGCGCTTCACTGGATAAATACCAGTCCACAccttttaaaaacttttgtttcaAATCGAGTCGCAGAAATTCAGCGACTGACTGAATCATGTCATTGGCGGCATGTGGTGTCGCAGGACAATCCTGCGGATCTTGTATCTCGTGGTCAACTTCCTGCTGACTTCATACAAGGTCACTTGTGGCAACAGGGTCCATCTTGGTTAAGGCGTAATCAAGTGGAATGGCCCCAGACGATATTATCAGCCACGAACTTGCCAGACCTCAAACCGTCCCCACCATTATCGTCTGCATGCTTCAAATTGGAAGTTCGGGGTCACGATCTGACCGAGAAATATAGTTCTCTCCGTAAGATCACACGTTTGTTTGCATATTTGCTACGcttcataaataatttgaagagTAGAGAGCCTCAAAGAGCACTAAATCAGTTACAGCAGTCCGAGTTGGATTCtgctttaattataattctcaAAATCGTACAAAGATCTGCTCTCGCTGCAGACATTGATCATCTAAAGACTCATCATATGGTCCGGGAGAACAGCCGATTAATACCATTGAGTCCGTTCCTTGATGAAAGGGGTCTCCTTCGTGTAGGAGGTAGACTATCTCATGCTGAACTACCTCCAAGTCAGCGCCACCCTATTTTACTACCTGCACATCATATTACTCGTTTAATCATCCGGGACGAGCATGAACGACTACATCATGCTGGTGCTCAAACGACCTTATACTCCGTACGCCAAAAATACTGGCCCTTAGACAGCCGCAACACCACGCGGAAGATTATACACCAATGCGCCACCTGCTTTCGAGTCAAACCGCGACCTGCCAGTCATATCATGGGTGATCTTCCGTCTTATCGTGTCGAGCAAGCTCGACCTTTTCATCGCGTGGGAGTCGATTATTGTGGTCCACTATTTATTAAAGAACGGCGATTTCGCAATCGCCAAAAATTAAAGGTTTATGTAGCCGTTTACGTCTGTATGTCCACGAAGGCTGTACACCTTGAATTAGTCTCTGATCTTACTACTGAAGCCTTTCTAGCCAGCCTGAAACGCTTTTTTTCAAGACGCGGATTGTCTTCCGATATTTATTCTGACAACGGCAGCAACTTCGTGGGTGCTAGTCGCGAGCTTCAAGAGCTATACACTTTAATTAATTCCCCAGCTCATAAGAAGTCGATTCAGCAATATGCTGCTGAACAAAACATAAATTGGCACTTTATCCCTCCCAGGGCACCTCACTTTGGAGGGCTCTGGGAGGCTGCAGTAAAATCATTTAAGAATCATTTGATACGCACAGTCGGTGATACATtattaacttttgaacagttagaAACTTATATAACAGAAATAGAGGCAATATTAAATTCTCGTCCAATTTCACCTTTATCCTCTGATCCCAATGACCTTCTACCCTTGACTCCTGGCCACTTCCTCATTGGTGGACCACTGACCAGTTTCCCACAGGTAGATTTCACGGATACCAACTCCAATCGTCTATCAGCTTGGCAACACGCTCAGCAATTAAAGCAGCACTTTTGGAAGCGATGGTATAAGGAGTACCTTCATCAATTGATCACCAGAGTTTCTGACAGCAAGAATCCTGACAATATTCAAGTTGGTTCACTGGTTCTCATCTCTGAGGACAATCTTCCACCTCTAAAGTGGGCACTAGGCCGTGTCATATCGGTTCATCCAGGAGCAGATGGAGTGGTGCGTGTAGCCACTCTGAAGACGGCTTCCGGAGAGTATAAACGCTGCGTGAAGAGATTATGTCCATTACCCGTCAACTAGCTGCGACTTCACTTACATTTCTTTGAACCTAGATGGGTTCAAGGCGGGCCTACTGTTCCGTCGCGAAAgtagattttaattataaaatttattttgcataattattttatttaactattttatcattttttaaatattttttcttcaagttatttttaaagacggaatattatatttttaaactttccttttttttttttatattgtactAAAAGACATCTGTTCAAgcttaagttataaattttatttttattttgtttgtccTAATATTTACTGTTTAAATGTAAAACTCGGAGTAGCTTCATTGTTTAGGgattaagttaaaatttttaaatttgtaaaattttccaatcTCCTTCTTTACAACCactctattttatattttgaacatttttttttttaatccctgCAATAAAATCAGTCCAGATACATGGTCCCACGTCCTTCTTAACCAGTCTCATCGTGCCCCTTCCTCTTACCACGTTCCCACGCTGGGTCAGCCCTTTTTCCACTTTTCCAGCTACACCCTAGTCCGTAGCCTCTAATCACAACTCCCGCTTTCCCGCTTTCTCATTTTTCTTACTCCCACTCACTTGGGCCTTAAgcattttgtaaatttttaactctaagcaatttttgtaagttttaatattatcagTTTGTAACTAGAATCTTCACCGAGCAGCAGCTTGGCTCTCGgacaaaataaatcagtttGCAACCagcaaatttttatacttagaaatttttgttcatttttatttttaatttagttacaaCTCATTCCCGGCAAACTAGTCGCGGAATCATTCACCTACATATGTGTACGCATAGAAATAAATAGTAGGGAAGACCGGTGCAAGATGGCTCATCCACGGCACGAGAGAccactttcaaaatttaacagaaaaaattttttttttatggttaagTCTAAGATAAAGTCTCGATTTATAGATTTGATGTTATTCACAAATTCCCtctgtattaaaaaacataaatatattcaaaatatatcttgggatacataaaaaaaaatattcctgattaaaaaaaaaaaatgatatgaaaTGATTCGACACAattcgaaataatttaaaataagttgaATGCggacttaaatataaatatacacctAGCTTGaataaagtcatttttttcaatcaggagaataaaaatgtaaaaatatatatattacattttttttttcttttcatcatATACTGATatctttgttataatttttaacatacattattaaatatattttttttatattttcatacatataagttgaatatattctaagatagattgtgaatatatttaaaacatataagtacaaaaatcggccaaaagttCGCTATtagaaacatatttttttttcatacttaaaatatagactttttatattttgacatattttttttgaactttttcaaTAGGGGTGACTTCACGTGACGTGAGTGGTCAGCGCAGTAAGTAGCAACATTTAGATGAAGCATTAAATGCATCATCCCTTATAACACATACGATAAGTACTCAGAATATTcgatcgactttttttttcaatctaacaaattttttcaacaataaataccgtctctaaaattttttgaaattcaacaaATACTTATGGAATTTTATCAGCTTATTCGTTTGTACAAAGTATTGTGAAATCATTCTTTCACGGAGTGGATTATCATAAACGTTTTAATCCTAACTTAGTTACCAATTGTTCACTATAGACGCCAGACAGATATAGtacttaagttatttattagggtgctttgtaaaagtatacatatattttcgtCAATAGATAATATCATATAAACAACGTATCCAATATTTaatggtttaaatatttaatacaatgTACTTTTTCCTCGAGTAAGCAGCAGACATACGGGTatacccgggtcgaaaaatttgatctgtttttaatcaactaaaaattctaagttattattattaaattttatttcaggtCTATGCCTTTGGCTTGACCTTACGGAGATTACCTTCCGTAACTTTTGCATATACTTGTCCGaattatacttaaattttgcCACTAGAGGGGCTTCCAGAGGGCTCTGACCCCCTCCTGTGCCCCCTTTTAGAGGTTGTGACGGCTGGTCGGATCAGCCTGCAGATCCGCTCCTTAGTACGCTTTCGTTTACCGAGTAGTGTATATGAGTCCGTTAACGTTGTGTAGCGTTCGTAATTTAATGTGATTTGTGGAAATATACATAAGGAAAAGGTAAGGAAATCTTCGACACTAATATTTTGTGTTTCAGAAAACGCTAGAAAGACTTTTTCATCGAGCAGTATTTGTTTCGGCTCATCAGCCGCAGCAGCAGCCGTAAAGGCTCTTGAGGCGCAGCCGTAAAGTCTCATGAGGCGCAGCCGTGAAGGCTCGCTGAGTTCGCAGCCGAAGGAAGGCAGCCTGCCGGGCTCCTTCCTTAGCCGAGAGTCAGCCGCACCCGCAGCCGTAGCTGCAGCCGAGGCTCAGCTGAGACGAGACTCTAGCTGCGGGTCACAACGGCTCGAGGCAACTTTATGCACAGCATAAACGTTTTGGCAGGCTAGCTGGCTATCTTCGCCCTCACAGGCGCGAGTATAAATACAACAAAATAATGCATGAAATAAGCTCGCAGACAGACTATCTCGAGCGTAATATCAATATCTGGATCAAGAGTATCTTCTAATGAtactcttatattttttagatgacTGGAGAACCACAATGGACAACGATGGAAGAGTTGCTGGAAATAGCAGCGGAAACAGTTGAGGGAGACAGAGTCCTGGATAGGATAAAGTTGCTGGCCCAGGAATCCTTGCCAGTAGGTTGGCAAAATTGGAAAACCTTGGATTTGTCCAAGGAAAGTCTGTTCGGCAACGAACAAGAGGTCGATccccaaattttaaataagttgCGGTTTGCCTTGCCAACGGTTGGGCTAGCGCAAGCTTTCAATCCGGGGGCAGTAGACTTACCAGAAAAACAATATAGAGATCTCAAGGTCTCTATGTTGAATTGGTCGTTTTGTAGAGCTCTGATCATGAGCCCCCCGGCCCTGGTAAACAAGCTAAAAGGCTCGTTAGGACAAGCAGAGATCTTCTTGCACGCAATTGAGCCAGTAAAATCTTTCTGCATTTCGCGCATGCAGGCCGCAGGAAAATTGAGACAACAAGCAGAAGACTCACAATTAGAAAATCGTCAGGGCCAAAAAAGGTCAAATGAGAATACCGACGACCATTCGGCGGTAAAGAGATCGAAGTTGGCAGCACTACAGGATCAGATGAACCATATGTTCGAGATCGTATTAGAAAAGATCCAGAAGATTGAGCAGAGGGGAAAAGAAAAGGGGGAGGAAGAATCAAGTGAAGAGGGGGAAGAGCTTGAAAGCAGCTCAGAGCCAGCTAGTGAAGACGATTCTCTCTCGATTGCTTCATCGGCTTGGACCCCTCCGGCGATAGAAGATCCTTCTACAAACTGGCCGACAAGTCAGCCAAATAACTCGTCAGTACAGCCGATGAACGATCTCGAGGCCTTGTCGTTTGATCCGCAGGTTAAGGAAAAGGAACCATTGATTCCTCCACCAACACCTGAAATTAAAGCTCAGGGAATTGCCTGCCAAAAGCTTGGGTCGGCAAGCTGGAATCGGATCAGGTACAAGGTAGTTCAAAAGAAGCTGCAAGCATCTCCGGTATTCGATGCGCTGAAGATCAACACCCAGCTGGATGGTCTCGTTTCTCAGTCCTACTATCACACGCTTTTGGAGCGTATGGATGAACTGACGGGAACCCTAACTCACGGTTTGCTAAAACAGCGACAATTTTTGATGGAAGGAATGAAATCCATAGCAGCTAAACACCCAGAAGCTTACAATGACATAAGAGGGGCATTCTTAGGAGATTCTCGGTTAAAGGAAACTTCAGATGACCTGCTTCAGTTTACGTGCGCGAGAAGAGCAGAAGTAATCGAGATGCGCCGAAAAGTCTTTAAACCCAGTGAGCACTATCACGCGGTGAAGTTGGCGGAGATTCCACCATCAGAAACCCACTTATTCGACGAGGAAcagctttcaaaatttttagaccAGCGAGGTGGATTGAGCAAGGTTTTCTCTCAAAGTAGAAAGCCAGTTACAGAGAAACCTCCTTTCTATGGTTCGAAAAATAGATCCTTTCGAAAATCGGTTGGATCTGGGAGTTCAGCCTTCAAGAAGCCCAAACCACAGCCAGAAGCTAGTGTTTCCTCTCGTAAACAGGGCCCGAAAGAATCAAGGAGAGAGCATAAGAAACGTGACTACGGTAAAAGAGATCGTAAGTCACCCCGGGCATGACTGCAGGTTTCAGGCGGGCCAACTTCGATTCTTTACCCCCCAATGGCAAGAACTAGATGCTCCAAACCATGTCATGAAGATTATTCAAGGTTATGCCATCCCGTTTACCCAAAAACCAATGTCAGTCCCTTTCTCAACGCAAAATATCAGGCGATTCGGTACAAAAATATCTCGCCAGATGTCAGGGGAAATAAAGGAATTATTGGAAATGGGAATCCTGGAAGTGTCTACACATTCGACAGGTTTTCTCTCTCCGATGTTTTTGATCCAAAAACCAGATGGAAACTATCGACAAATTTTCAACCTGCAAAGGCTAAACAAATTTCTACATCCAAAGAAATTTCGCTTAGCAAATCAGTCCAAGGTTCCGAAATTCCTTCAGAGAGGCGATTTTTTGGTCAAGGTGGATGTTTCTCGGGCATACTTTCACATCCCAGTAAAAAAGAGCCACCGGAGATATTTGAGCCTGTCGTACAAAGGCATAATTTACAGCTTCACCTGCCTGCCTTTCGGATTGGCGAGTGCACCAAGGGATTTTGCACGAGTAAGCAACTGGTTGGCAAGCCTCTTTCGCCAAATGGGGATGAGAGTCCTGGTATACTTAGACGATTTTCTGTTCGCCAATCAATGCAAAGACATCCTGAGAGAACAGATCAAAACAGCAATTCAATACCTTCAAAGTCTGGGTTGGATGTTGAACTTGGAAAAGTCGGTAACAGAACCAACGAGAGAGTTGGAGTTCTTGGGAATAAAGTGGAACACGAGCTTGAATACTATGGAATTGCCaagcaacaaaaaatatcgCATTCTCAAGACCTTAGACCAGATAAAGTCATCGAGGAGGTGGAATTGGAAAATGGCGGCTTGCTTGTTGGGTCAGCTGAATTTTGCAGCACTGGTCACTCCATTGGGTCGTCTTTTCTCACGCGAGTTACAGAAGGCCTACAAGAAGTTACCGGAGGAGAAGCCAAGGAAGAACAAGATCATAACACCAGGAGCTCTGGAGGACTGCGCATGGTGGCAAAAGAACATCAACAACTCCAACCCAATTTTCGAGAACGACCCGGACATCTTCTTGACGACAGATGCATCCGATACGGGCTGGGGTTTCCACCTGGACAACAAAACGGAGGCAGGAGTTTGGAAATTGGAGCAGCAGAGTTGGCACGTGAACCGGAAGGAACTGTTCACGGTTTTAATTGCAATCGAGAAGTTCAAGGAGCAATTGAAAAACAGATCAGTGTTATTGCAGACGGACAACAAGACGGTAGTGGCTTACATTCGGAAACAGGGGGGGACCCGTTCCCAAATCCTTCACACCTTGTCCAAGAGGCTGTTATTAACAGCTCGGCAGTTTCAGATCCGTCTTGTTCCATTTTATCTTCCGGGCCAATACAACTGTCTTGCGGACAGATTATCCAGGGGATTACCCTTGACGGATTGGCATCTGACAAGCAGCCTGACCAAGCTAGTCTTCGAGAAATGGGGAACTCCCCAGCTGGACCTTTTCGCAACAAGCAGATCCAAAGTAGTGCCAAAATATGTGACAATGGAGGTCAACGACCGGAAAGCATGCTTCATCAACGCCTTCAACAGACCATGGATAGTGGATTTGGGATGGGTATTCCCTCCGCCGCCACTGATTCCCAAGGTATTACAGCACCTGAATTCAGCAAAAGGGATCTTCTTGGTGGTAGCACCCAGATGGGAGAAAACTTTTTGGAGGGGAGACCTCAAGAGCAGGAGTACTGCAGCTCCACTCCAGCAATGGAACCTGGAGAACCAGTTGGTGGACATGGCAACAGGGCGGCCTCCGCAGAATGCCAAGGACCTCTGCTTGGAGGTTTGGAGAGTACGGGGTGGAGTGAACTGATTTCGGGCTTAGAGAAGCAGGACATTACCCTTTTATCTTCGGCTTGGAGAGGGTCAACCTGGAAGACTTACGCAGCAGCATGGAAACAGTGGTTGGATTGGAGTAAAGATAACGGAGTTTCTCCGAGAGATCCATCACCACAGAATCTGGCAACCTACTTTGGTTACCTGTTTAGAGTAAAGAAGCTGGCATACAGGACTATCCTGGTTAGAAAATCAGTTATCAACATGTTCGTAAATCCGGAGGGAAAGTTATGCTCTCACCCCCTGGTGAAATCGATACTAAAGGCAATTGGCACTAGTGAGGCCAAATCGTTGACACCACGGAAAGAAATTTGGAATATTGAAATCCATGATCAGCTGGTTAAAGAATAATCCTCCTGATGAGAAGAgtatttttcaagtttcaagGCACACAGCCGTTTTATTGCTGCTAGCATCGGGTAGGAGAGTTCATGACCTTACACTGCTGTCAACTGATCAAGACAGAATTGTCATGGAAGATGATTCGGTAACCTTCTGGCCGAGCTTTGGATCTAAAACGGACACTCCAAATCACCGACAATCAGGGTGGAAGCTGACGGAATCAGACCAGGCTGAATTTAATATCGTGTACTGGATTAAGcagctgataaaaatatcagcAAGCAGAAGAAAAGCAATTCCTGGCCTAATGAACCTCTTTATTACTACCAGGGGTAAAGTAAAAGCGGCATCGAAGGCAATCATTGCTGGTTggttaaaaatcattttcgcCGCAGCAAAGATTAAGGCAAGCCCTGGGTCATTACGATCGGCGGTGGCTTCCTATAACTACGAGAAGAACGTGGATTtagatgaaatattaaaacgGGGAAACTGGAGTGgccctgaaaattttttcaaattttattgtaagtttGTAAGAAAACCAGAAGCTagttctaaaaatatattattttcatcatttaaacCAATTTGAAAGATAAGTAAGCaccaaaattaattctatttgtattattatctaataataaatatttatttatcgtagAGTAAATTTATAAGCTGTCTAATTTAAAgcttagtaaataaatttgagttttccgtgttttaaaattaaactctaATTTTTTGTAGGGTAGTGTCCTTTTCCTTAATAGTATAGTTTTCAGGTCACAGTACGCCATAGGTTGTAAGCCAGCAGATTCCAAACATCTCTCCGAAAGGTCAAGCCAAAGGCATAGACCTGAAATATATACCGTTTTCTACCCCGAAGGGAGGAAAACGATTATTTCGGGTCATGCTAAAGGCTTGACCTGAGGAAGGCCTTACCGGCTACTTCGGAGCGGATCTGCAGGCTGATCCGACCAGCCGTCACAACCTCTAAAAGGGGGCACAGGAGGGGGTCAGAGCCCTCTGGAAGCCCCTCTAGTGgcaaaatttaagtataattCGGACAAGTATATGCAAAAGTTACGGAAGGTAATCTCCGAAAGGTCAAGCCTTTGGCATGACCCGAAATAATCGTTTTCCTCCCTTCGGGGTAAAAAacggtatatattttttatttatattttattaatatgtaaatttcaatctagttttgcccttactattccttatttagactattttcagacttattttcaatcatttttagtctgtttttattcttattttgttcaaaatccgactttttctgtcaattatttttagtctgattttgatcaatattcgatcaaaaaaagataaaaaatttttttttttataattataatgataaataataaaaacaaaaaattaatgaaagtttgattttttttacacattgatataaaataatatttatttaataaataaattagactcaattaacatatagacattacttaaaaaaaatttaacttcatcCTTCTTCTTTTCTTCTGATAGTGCATCCTAGTAACTGAGACTTTTTTGAACATACAttctgagaaaaatcaattattttcctCTGGCTTCTACCTTCAATTCATTCAGTTCCTTATCATCAtctgttagatatttttataaatacagaaatttattattataagtttatattcaaaatgaaagaGAATCTTAATTTATAGGATAATTGGTGAAAAACTTTgccttaaaaaaatgaattattctaagaaactcaaagattgtgcgacactgagtaatcttaatttaaaaaaaaaaattacgtgacaaatttttttttcaattctttgctCCATTAAAAGTGTtatataaaagcaataaatttgaattcaaaaactaataaaaaaagaaattagtatttccatttatggacaaaattaattactacatgatttattaaaaataacaagaatgaataaagttcaattaaacTTACTGTTCATGGAAAGTGATTCAGGAGCATCTAGATATagaggattatttaaattttcttgatatttaaaacgtgCTGTCGCTATTTCGTATTACAATATCACAGAGGAATATTTTGATACGGTTTTGAATGTCTGTCTTTCGACTTTATTCagtgaattgaagaaatttttgttgagattttaacggtaattttactactttcgttgaatattattaatattctatcaagacaactaaaaaatatagctctcaaataatcattaactgccgacatttttaaacaaaagacactaagtaaatagtaaacaaaaaaaaaattcattctaaatcttagaatactttttataaatttttcctagacataaatgaaattattataagtccacgatttaatctagttttgtcccTGCACAatttcagaactaaaatttttctaagttccaGAATTAATCTAATTTTGTCCTTCTGTAtcacaattgttttttaaaagagcagatcaaaaacagcttaaaatttttataaaagatcaaaaacagatcaactagttcaaatacagaccaattagtccaaatgcatgttagactaaaatcagaccAAATATTTCGACCCAAGTAATTATATCTCCAAATAGTCCTTTTTCTTATCTGCATAAAttcttagtattaatatttaaataggtCTAAATGGAAAGGTAATGAATGATGTAAAGTATTTCACTGACCCTTATTATTAAATGCTATTTACTGATGTTTTCAAATTACATaagataattcaaaattataactaaatattcTTTGTTATAGCtgtatacacggagaaaaaattatagttactgttcctagtacgtttatgaaatatcatcccataccgttatggtaatgattacttgggattatgggatatagacccatactttctgggaaggtttccataaatatggtaacaatttctattattatggtaacagttcccacaTCGCATGTGAAAAAagcatggtaatgattaccatactcataggaatagttcccataagcaaataggaaccaatcctataactacattgtaacggttcctaagcgtatatggtaatagttaccataatattatgggaatggttaccataatattatgggaatggttaccataatattaagaaattataataattttttttttgtaataagcgttgtttttgtatattttatctttttgtcaaactatattacaataaaatatttttggtcagattaaaattaatttgtaaataataataataataataataataataataataacaataataataataataacaacgcCCGCGGTGCATGTTGTGCGGCCAGCGGGGGTCTTATTTACCCCGTGGCGCATCGTGGGCAATGTAGGCTGGCCTCCCATCTGCTGGCCTACCAATCGCACAACAAACTTTACGTTGGG comes from Microplitis demolitor isolate Queensland-Clemson2020A chromosome 8, iyMicDemo2.1a, whole genome shotgun sequence and encodes:
- the LOC128668417 gene encoding uncharacterized protein LOC128668417, yielding MLSAPIDPTNLEIPKNLVLADPEFYKPSEVDALIGVNLFYKLLSVGQIKLQSHPDAILQKTQLGWVVAGKLSQSFKKPHLSCHLALNNQASEFNLTRFWQMEELPATKHLSQEEMLCEEHYQRHTKRDSTGRYIVRLPFNNNKDRLGDSYSTALRRFQSLEKRLIKDSSICNDYVAFLREYLDLKHMSLVDNSNENSIGFYLPHHAVIKQDSVTTKTRVVFDGSSKTSTGISLNETLMVGAKLQEDLFTILVRHRSHLFVLTADIEKMYRQVLVHPEDAQFQKILFRDSPAGPILTYTLNTVTYGTASASYLAIRTLQQLADDEGQSYPLAAIALKRDFYVDDVLTGADTHDKALAIRDELDKLTRKGGFYLRKWASNDPTLINNCDQHPNVTNMSLDPDAGIKILGIHWNAREDSIFYSVNTTKTKAITKRSILSKIAQLFDPLGLLGPVILYSKLIIQLLWKAGIDWDESVPLDVHTLWVTYIEQLLLIESVRFNRCITIAGANNIQLHGYCDASEKAYGACLYLRSISSDRNVYTQLICSKSRVAPVSSIWLPRLELCGALLLARLYQTVRQALDDKHQRLFSLV
- the LOC128668418 gene encoding uncharacterized protein LOC128668418, whose protein sequence is MGDLPSYRVEQARPFHRVGVDYCGPLFIKERRFRNRQKLKVYVAVYVCMSTKAVHLELVSDLTTEAFLASLKRFFSRRGLSSDIYSDNGSNFVGASRELQELYTLINSPAHKKSIQQYAAEQNINWHFIPPRAPHFGGLWEAAVKSFKNHLIRTVGDTLLTFEQLETYITEIEAILNSRPISPLSSDPNDLLPLTPGHFLIGGPLTSFPQVDFTDTNSNRLSAWQHAQQLKQHFWKRWYKEYLHQLITRVSDSKNPDNIQVGSLVLISEDNLPPLKWALGRVISVHPGADGVVRVATLKTASGEYKRCVKRLCPLPVN